The nucleotide window ACGAAGCCCCTGGCGTAACGCGTGAGCAGGAGGATCACGACGAGGACGAAGAGGGCGATCCCGAGGAAGAGCGGCGCACCGTATTGCGGGTTGCCGACGCCGCCGCCGGCCCAGTTCACGCCGACCCGCATCAGCGAGATGCCGATGACGAGGATCACCGTGCCGGTGACGACGGGGGGAAACAGCGGCAGCAACCTGCCGACGAGGGGGCCGGCGAGGAACGCGAACAGGCCGGAGACGATCACCGCCCCGTAGATGCCGGCGAGGCCGAGTTCGGGATTGGTCCCCATGGCGACCATCGGCGTCACCGCCGCGAAGGTGACGCCCATCATCACCGGCATGCGGATGCCGATTCCGGGCAGGCCCCAGGACTGGACCAGGGTGGCGAGACCGCAGGCGAAGAGGTCGGCGCTGACGAGGAGGGCGACCTGCTCCGGCGCCAGACCCAGCGCCCGCCCGACGATGAGCGGCACCGCCACGGCGCCGGCATACATGACGAGGACGTGCTGGAGGCCGAGGAAGAGCAATGCGGCCGGCGCCACCGACGCGGGACTTTTCGCGTCCGCCCGCGCGTCGGGGGAGGTGGTGCGGGTGGCGTCGGAGGGAGAGCTTTCGATCAAGGCCACAGCTCCCGGCATGGCCCCGCCGCTCTGCCGGCGCGCGGCCTCTCCACTCGGCCCGTGATCCGCAAGCGCTGTGCCAGCGGACCGAACGGAGACATCGGATTCCGTCACCGATGTCGTGCCGACATCCGGCGGGATTGCCGGCCCTGGCCCGTTGCCTGCTACGAGGAGACCTTCGGAGCAGCGGGCGAGCCGGCGCAGCGACATGACCCATCAGCGAGGGACGCCATGACCCATCCCGCCGCCCTCGACCTTGCCAGCCTCAACGCGGCACCGCTTCCGGATTTCGTGTCGGCGCTCGGCGCGATCTTCGAGCACGCACCCTGGGTAGCCGAAGCCGCGGCCAGACGGCGCCCCTATGCCAATGTGACGGACCTCTTCGCCGCGATGCGGGAGGCGGTCGAAGCGGCCTCCGACAGCGACCGGATCGCGCTTCTCACCGGGCATCCCGAGCTTGCCGGACGCGCCGCCCGCTCCGGCGCCATCGCCCCGGATTCCATCGCGGAACAGGCCTCGGCCGGGCTCGACCGGCTGTCGGATGCCGAATACGCGCGGTTCGAGGCCCTGAACGCCGCCTATCGCGAGAAATTCGGCTTCCCTTTTATCCTGTGCATCAAGCGGCACGGCCGCGCCTCGCTCCTCGGCACGTTCGAGCGGCGCGTGGCCTCGATGCCCGAGATAGAGCGGGCGACGGCGGAGGAAGAAGTCTTCCGCATCGCCGCGATCCGCCTCGATGCCCTGGTCGAGGGGGAGGGCGCCCTGCATACGACGGGACGTCTCTCCACCCATGTCCTCGACACCGCGTCCGGACGGCCGGCGGCCGGGGTCGCGGTGTCCCTGTACGAATGGGTCTCCGACGACAGGGCGGCCCTGGTCGCCACCGCGATCACGAATGCCGACGGACGCACCGACGCGCCTCTCATCGGAGGCCGGCCGGTGCCGATCGCCGCCTACGAATTGCGCTTCCGTATCGGCGACCATTTCCGGCGGACCCAACCCGGACTTCCGGAACCGCCCTTCCTCGATATCGTGACCCTGCGTTTCGGGGTGAGCGATCCGGAGGGCCATTATCACGTGCCGCTGGTCGCCAGCCCGTGGAGCTACCAGACCTATCGCGGGAGCTGAGACTTCCGTTCAGCCAATCCGTCGTTACCCGCATCCGGAAAGGCGCCTCGCCGCCATCGGAGCCGATTCCCGTGCGATCGGACGCGCGGATCGAAGCCCCGGACGAGCCCGCGTATGGCCGGCGCCTTCGGATCGGCGTGCCGCTGCAATCCTACTGGCCTCCGATCCGGCCAGTTCCGCCGACGATGTCGCCAGGATCGGCACGTGCCTTGCCTCATCGAACGCGGGAAGCGCGACCTCGAACGGGCGGGACGATACGAGTTTGAAACCTCACAGGAATCTCGCCCTCGTGCGGCTCTGTTCGAGCGTGGTCTTCGTCGGGATCCTCGCTGCGGGGCTCACGTCGACAACGGCGCCGGTGCGCGCCCAGGGCACCCTCGTCGCGCCGGGCGGCCAAACGCGAGTGACGGCACCGGGAGGCGTGCGCGGACGGAGCGTCCTCTACCGGCACCGGCATCATCGGATGCACCGGCGGAAACGCTGACCAGTCACTCCCCGCTTGGCTCGCCGCTCCTACGCAATCCTTTCCAAAGCCGAGGCACTGCCATGATCCGTCTCTCGACCGTCGTCACGCTCTCCGCACTGCTGGTCACGGGAACAGCGGCAGTTGCTCTTGCGCAGAGCTACGGCGCGCCGTCGGGCCGCGATGCCGCGACCGCGCCCGGCGGAACGGAGGGCATCGCCGGCCCTCGCAACGAGGCCGAGGCCATCAGGAGCGGCGATGCCGTGCCGGTGCCGCCCGGCGCCGGAGGCATCCCTGCCGAGGAACCGCAGATGCAGGGCCGGGACAAGCCCATGCACACGGCACCGCCACGTCCCTGACCCTCCCGTCGATGGCGCGCCGCCCCTGCGGCCCCAAGCCCCCATCCGACCACAT belongs to Methylobacterium sp. 77 and includes:
- the uraD gene encoding 2-oxo-4-hydroxy-4-carboxy-5-ureidoimidazoline decarboxylase, with translation MTHPAALDLASLNAAPLPDFVSALGAIFEHAPWVAEAAARRRPYANVTDLFAAMREAVEAASDSDRIALLTGHPELAGRAARSGAIAPDSIAEQASAGLDRLSDAEYARFEALNAAYREKFGFPFILCIKRHGRASLLGTFERRVASMPEIERATAEEEVFRIAAIRLDALVEGEGALHTTGRLSTHVLDTASGRPAAGVAVSLYEWVSDDRAALVATAITNADGRTDAPLIGGRPVPIAAYELRFRIGDHFRRTQPGLPEPPFLDIVTLRFGVSDPEGHYHVPLVASPWSYQTYRGS